In the genome of Amaranthus tricolor cultivar Red isolate AtriRed21 chromosome 15, ASM2621246v1, whole genome shotgun sequence, one region contains:
- the LOC130800842 gene encoding uncharacterized protein LOC130800842, whose protein sequence is MAYNMNNRSYGNNYYEAEKEVIRESPYGSYSSEYNRVDEYGNRVMHPDVRYDHRGEVMAEVIPGHRHRHHSGHPVEVIERVEERIVDNAYDSYRRNMNY, encoded by the exons atGGCTTACAACATGAACAATCGTTCTTACGGAAACAACTACTACGAGGCTGAAAAGGAAGTTATACGTGAGAGCCCCTATGGCTCTTACTCTTCCGAGTACAATCGAGTCGACGAGTATGGCAACCGTGTCATGCACCCGGATGTTCGCTATGACCACCGTGGCGAGGTTATGGCCGAGGTTATACCTGGTCACCGCCACCGACACCACAGTGGTCATCCCGTCGAGGTCATCGAAAGGGTGGAAGAGCGCATTGTTGATAATGCCTATGATTCCTATAGGAGGAATATG AATTACTAA
- the LOC130800843 gene encoding uncharacterized protein LOC130800843 gives MDYGYNRPYGNNYYEAEREVIREGPYGGYQAEYRLDEYGNRVSHHRSGVGNVVTEIVKEVIPGGHSHNHHHGHQHYGRPAEIIERREERIVDSVYDPYVQRRY, from the exons ATGGATTACGGTTACAACCGCCCCTACGGAAACAACTACTACGAGGCCGAGAGGGAGGTCATCCGTGAGGGCCCGTATGGTGGCTACCAAGCTGAGTACAGGCTTGATGAGTATGGTAACCGTGTCTCTCACCACCGCAGCGGTGTCGGGAATGTTGTTACTGAGATTGTGAAGGAGGTCATCCCTGGCGGCCACAGCCACAACCACCACCACGGCCACCAGCACTATGGCAGGCCTGCTGAGATCATTGAGAGGAGGGAAGAACGCATTGTTGACAGTGTCTACGACCCTTACGTGCAGAGG AGGTACTAA
- the LOC130801729 gene encoding uncharacterized protein LOC130801729 yields the protein MSKPSPSFSFLLLISILSPFFLIKARDLHTIKFKSPGLYPKGLAYDPSSHRFIVASLHGNKFISISDTGETETLTLISSEISPNSTILGLSIDHRNQRLLAAINSLSSPFLASFHLHHSSLELQFLSPLSPSIGIACDVTFDPFGNSYVTNSDKNFIYKVTENGTVSVTSNSSIFTHYPVYESSYSYAGLNGVIYINHKNYLLVVQSNTGKLFKVNAINGTATAVILPSDLTLANGIAVKGDGVIVVVSINTAWFLKSDDDWANGIVIDEIALDKEGYPSSVIVKDGKRVFVIYGYVQESINVNSEQRECYRIQEIKMKKEEEDSLLWILFLVGLGLAYFLFWKVQMGKLVKDMDRKRQ from the coding sequence ATGTCGAAACCATCACCATCATTCTCATTCCTCTTACTCATTTCTATCTTGTCGCCATTTTTCCTCATCAAAGCTCGAGATCTCCACACCATTAAATTCAAATCTCCAGGTCTTTACCCAAAAGGTCTAGCTTACGATCCTTCATCTCATCGCTTCATCGTCGCATCTCTTCATGGAAACAAATTCATCTCAATCTCCGATACCGGCGAAACtgaaaccctaaccctaatttcCTCCGAAATCTCCCCCAATTCCACCATTCTTGGCCTCTCAATCGACCATCGCAATCAGCGTCTTCTCGCCGCTATTAATTCTCTCTCTTCTCCCTTTCTCGCCTCCTTCCATCTTCATCACTCCTCTCTCGAACTccaatttctctctcctctttctccATCAATTGGAATCGCATGCGACGTCACTTTCGACCCTTTTGGAAACTCTTACGTCACCAACTCCGATAAAAACTTCATATACAAAGTAACCGAGAACGGCACCGTTTCCGTCACTTCAAATTCCTCTATTTTCACTCATTATCCAGTGTATGAATCCTCATACTCTTACGCTGGACTAAACGGCGTCATTTACATAAACCACAAAAATTACCTTCTCGTAGTTCAATCGAACACGGGAAAACTGTTCAAAGTTAACGCAATTAACGGAACAGCAACCGCCGTTATCTTGCCGTCAGATTTAACCTTAGCCAACGGAATCGCCGTTAAAGGTGACGGCGTTATAGTGGTAGTTTCCATAAATACTGCTTGGTTTTTAAAAAGCGATGATGATTGGGCGAACGGGATCGTAATTGACGAAATTGCTCTTGATAAAGAAGGATACCCAAGTTCGGTTATTGTTAAAGATGGAAAAAGGGTATTTGTGATATACGGGTATGTTCAAGAGAGTATAAATGTAAATTCAGAGCAAAGAGAATGTTATAGGATTCAGGAAATAAAGATgaaaaaagaggaagaagacaGTTTGTTGTGGATTCTTTTCTTAGTTGGGTTGGGCTTggcttattttttgttttggaaGGTTCAAATGGGCAAGCTTGTTAAGGATATGGATAGAAAACGTCAATAA
- the LOC130800845 gene encoding uncharacterized protein LOC130800845 isoform X1 yields the protein MACMQMSKCEAEKMKCNNGAQGYYYSDYKEEMHKSAGYSMSQGGSHNNASKGYSSSDYKNEMHKSVACAPNQAGHGIGGIIHKYSSHDNHSSGHHGLSEKVSSIFSHSGSSHGYGHHGHASHGLSHQADHGLGHHRHANHNSSGHLACANHNSGQHISAHKGSSHHSSGHHGSGHHNSGHHGSAHHSSGHHSHNSSCEFKEEKEEYKVCSSGNMKSVMKIKKKSSCKRSDDSSDSESDNEGYGKGKKC from the exons ATGGCTTGCATGCAGATGTCCAAATGCGAAGCTGAGAAAATGAAGTGCAACAATGGCGCGCAGGGCTACTACTATTCTGATTACAAGGAAGAGATGCACAAGTCAGCTGGGTATTCAATGTCCCAAGGTGGCAGCCATAACAATGCCTCCAAGGGTTATTCCTCTTCAGATTACAAGAATGAGATGCACAAATCAGTTGCATGTGCACCCAATCAAGCTGGCCATGGCATCGGAGGTATTATCCACAAGTATTCCAGCCACGACAACCACTCTTCAGGTCACCATGGATTGTCTGAAAAAGTTTCATCCATCTTTAGCCATTCAGGGTCTAGCCATGGCTATGGCCACCATGGCCATGCAAGCCATGGTTTGAGCCACCAGGCAGACCATGGCTTGGGTCACCATCGCCATGCCAACCATAACAGCTCAGGCCACCTTGCTTGTGCCAACCACAACTCAGGCCAACACATATCTGCCCACAAGGGCTCTTCCCATCACAGCTCAGGCCATCATGGCTCTGGCCATCACAACTCAGGCCACCATGGCTCAGCCCATCATAGCTCTGGCCACCACAGCCACAATTCAAGCTGTGAGTTCAAAGAGGAAAAGGAAGAGTACAAGGTCTGTAGCTCAGGAAACATGAAGAGCGTGATGAAGATCAAGAAGAAATCATCCTGCAAGCGCAGTGATGATAGCAGCGACAGTGAGAGTGACAATGAAGGCTATGGCAAGGGCAAG AAGTGCTAA
- the LOC130800845 gene encoding uncharacterized protein LOC130800845 isoform X2: MACMQMSKCEAEKMKCNNGAQGYYYSDYKEEMHKSAGYSMSQGGSHNNASKGYSSSDYKNEMHKSVACAPNQAGHGIGGIIHKYSSHDNHSSGHHGLSEKVSSIFSHSGSSHGYGHHGHASHGLSHQADHGLGHHRHANHNSSGHLACANHNSGQHISAHKGSSHHSSGHHGSGHHNSGHHGSAHHSSGHHSHNSSCEFKEEKEEYKVCSSGNMKSVMKIKKKSSCKRSDDSSDSESDNEGYGKGKC, from the exons ATGGCTTGCATGCAGATGTCCAAATGCGAAGCTGAGAAAATGAAGTGCAACAATGGCGCGCAGGGCTACTACTATTCTGATTACAAGGAAGAGATGCACAAGTCAGCTGGGTATTCAATGTCCCAAGGTGGCAGCCATAACAATGCCTCCAAGGGTTATTCCTCTTCAGATTACAAGAATGAGATGCACAAATCAGTTGCATGTGCACCCAATCAAGCTGGCCATGGCATCGGAGGTATTATCCACAAGTATTCCAGCCACGACAACCACTCTTCAGGTCACCATGGATTGTCTGAAAAAGTTTCATCCATCTTTAGCCATTCAGGGTCTAGCCATGGCTATGGCCACCATGGCCATGCAAGCCATGGTTTGAGCCACCAGGCAGACCATGGCTTGGGTCACCATCGCCATGCCAACCATAACAGCTCAGGCCACCTTGCTTGTGCCAACCACAACTCAGGCCAACACATATCTGCCCACAAGGGCTCTTCCCATCACAGCTCAGGCCATCATGGCTCTGGCCATCACAACTCAGGCCACCATGGCTCAGCCCATCATAGCTCTGGCCACCACAGCCACAATTCAAGCTGTGAGTTCAAAGAGGAAAAGGAAGAGTACAAGGTCTGTAGCTCAGGAAACATGAAGAGCGTGATGAAGATCAAGAAGAAATCATCCTGCAAGCGCAGTGATGATAGCAGCGACAGTGAGAGTGACAATGAAGGCTATGGCAAGGGCAAG TGCTAA
- the LOC130800847 gene encoding uncharacterized protein LOC130800847 — MFGHKQQEHQAGAKHCSTCQYPASKDVKSTCTDTHKKEQPNTAFGKETKSGTCTETKKKEKEEQKKEKQHTASVQTKDVKQPAKKEPYVKSNATNASNTKSKTELKDEPANHCFSSMADHWKEKILMMKKAKEGKNRDSSSSDSESEAESCVTKKTNKGRFRTTKTTSK; from the exons ATGTTTGGGCACAAACAACAGGAACACCAAGCAGGGGCCAAACATTGTAGTACATGTCAGTATCCGGCATCTAAAGATGTGAAGTCAACATGTACTGATACACACAAGAAAGAACAGCCAAATACAGCATTTGGCAAGGAAACGAAATCTGGTACATGCACAGAGACGaagaagaaagagaaggaagagcaaaagaaggaaaaacagCATACGGCAAGTGTTCAAACAAAAGATGTTAAACAGCCTGCTAAGAAGGAACCATACGTGAAAAGTAATGCAACTAATGCAAGCAACACGAAGAGCAAAACAGAACTTAAGGATGAACCAGCAAACCATTGTTTTTCGAGCATGGCAGATCATTGGAAGGAGAAgatattgatgatgaagaaggCAAAGGAAGGCAAGAACAGAGATAGCAGCAGCAGTGACAGTGAAAGTGAAGCTGAGTCCTGCGTGACGAAAAAG ACGAACAAGGGACGATTCAGAACAACCAAAACCACATCCAAATGA